From Thermodesulforhabdaceae bacterium:
CAGCGCAGGAATTCCAGATCATGCTTGGGGATTTGGCGGCGGAACCGCTCTGTACGAATTTTGGAAGTGTCCGCGCATCAGCAAAGATATCGATATATTTTTATATGACATACAGTTGGTGCCATTTGTCAGCCCAAGAACTAATAGCTTTGCCGAAGAAATATGTGGGGGAAGATTTGTGGAACAGTCCAATTTCGTCAAGCTAGAACTTTCAAGTGGTGACATAGATTTTATTGCAGCACCTCTTCTTACCAGTGATCCTATTGTTAAATGTGAGTTAATGTTTTATGGTGGTCGGACAATCAATGTAGAACGTCCGTGGGAAATAGTAGGAAAGAAGCTTTTTTATCGGTCTTATTACTATAAGGAGCGTGATATTGTTGATCTTGTGTCGGTGCTATGTCTTTTTGAAGACAACATTCCAGAAGACTTTCTGAAGATACTTCATTACCGCTGGGATCATATCGCCTTGCGGTGGGATGTTTTATCTCAATACTTTGTAGATAGGTTTTCTCAATTAAAGCTTAATCGAGAGAGGTGGAAAGAAATTTTTAATGTGGAGCCAGATGCTGAGTTTGTGGCTAAATCGTTTGAGAAATTTATTGCTGATCTAAAAAGCTTTCAATAGTTTCAGAATTTCCTCAGAAAAAGATTCCATTAGCATGTAAAACTCGCAAAAAAAATCAAAATCTTAGTTTTTTAAGCGATAAGGCTTATTTTTTGAGGTATGGTATGAATCTGTGGTGGAGCTGAGGGGAATCGAACCCCTGACCTCTTGAATGCCATTCAAGCGCTCTCCCAACTGAGCTACAGCCCCACCTTCAGGGTGACATTTCATATATCAGCATATCCCTGCGTTAGTCAATAGTTTTCTGAGGGTATTGGAAAACTTCCCTTATGGGGTGACTAGGTAACATAGCCCACAGAAAGAGCAGGGATGGAACTCAACCTGGAAGACCTTTCCAGACTTATGCAACTAACCCAAGTTCGCCACTTTTTGTGGCGAAAATGGCATTTTTGCCTCTTTTGGGAAGTCTAACTTATTGAAATTACGGATTGGCCAGGGTAGAAATCTTAATGTAGTGTCAGAAGAGAGGTTAATTGTCCTTGACAAAGCCAATGCATTGAGATATTATTGCTTCGCTATGTTTATCAGAAAAGCCAGAAAAATAGACCGA
This genomic window contains:
- a CDS encoding nucleotidyl transferase AbiEii/AbiGii toxin family protein; amino-acid sequence: MMFLELFRKALKIIDSAGIPDHAWGFGGGTALYEFWKCPRISKDIDIFLYDIQLVPFVSPRTNSFAEEICGGRFVEQSNFVKLELSSGDIDFIAAPLLTSDPIVKCELMFYGGRTINVERPWEIVGKKLFYRSYYYKERDIVDLVSVLCLFEDNIPEDFLKILHYRWDHIALRWDVLSQYFVDRFSQLKLNRERWKEIFNVEPDAEFVAKSFEKFIADLKSFQ